The following are from one region of the Mycobacteroides abscessus ATCC 19977 genome:
- the merH gene encoding Hg(2+) transporter MerH encodes MCPPTPAIDHATTALPPRWQRWLPRAAALMAGFATLCCLGVTALVSLLTAIGATFLTTDAALRPLLIVSLVITIAGSAATWHRHRNPLPLLLTVVAAVIIFLSLNGNALFGHASAGHGGDPMGDGMGGHTAGAGMPGGVGVWIGLALLIIAQVWDIWRLRQLKRQNACAA; translated from the coding sequence CTGTGCCCCCCCACCCCCGCCATCGACCACGCAACTACCGCGTTGCCGCCCAGGTGGCAGCGCTGGCTGCCCCGCGCCGCCGCCCTGATGGCGGGTTTCGCCACTTTGTGTTGCCTCGGTGTGACGGCGCTGGTGTCGCTGCTCACCGCCATCGGCGCCACGTTCCTGACTACCGACGCCGCCCTGCGGCCGCTGCTGATCGTCAGCTTGGTGATCACCATCGCCGGTAGCGCGGCCACCTGGCATCGGCACCGCAACCCGCTGCCGCTGCTACTGACCGTGGTCGCCGCGGTGATCATCTTCTTGTCCCTCAACGGCAACGCCCTGTTCGGCCACGCCAGCGCCGGGCACGGCGGCGATCCCATGGGCGACGGCATGGGAGGCCACACCGCCGGCGCCGGCATGCCCGGCGGGGTGGGGGTGTGGATCGGGTTGGCACTGCTGATCATCGCCCAGGTGTGGGACATCTGGCGGCTACGCCAACTCAAACGCCAGAATGCCTGCGCCGCTTGA